The DNA segment GCAGTGCTATTCACACCACTGGGGTCCAGAGCACAAGGCAACCCGGGCCACCCCTCCGAGGGCCTCTCTGGGACAAATCTGACCTGAGATTTCTGCCCTGAATGCAGACTTGGTCTGATCCCTGAATAAAATGGGACTAGCAGACAATAAAAATGTCTACTAGCAGCTGGCCCGGCCCGGGTTTGATATTATGGTTTGAAAGaagttatttttagtaaaatatgCTCTTTTCAGAAGGACTTAAGATTGTTAAAGCCCAACATGTACCCATGTGGTTTGAAATTAGACCAAAAATATGTCCACCGACCCCCCGACAACTGAGTCCCCTCAGTGAACACTTACTGGACGGACAGCCCCCCTGAATCGGGCCTCGGGCTGTGCCACTTTCCtgatcctcacagcagccctcgGAGGAAGTGTCACCCATTTCATTGGGACTGAGGCTCTGCGTTATGCTGGTAAAGTGATGGGGCAAGGGAACCTGCTCTGCGACAGGCGCTGTACTAAACGGTTGGTaagatctcatttaatcctcaaaaccacCCGAGACAGGTTCCAGTGTCGTCTCACAGGTGAGGAAGAGGAGGCTGAGGGCAGCGCTGTGGGCAGCCTGAGGCCACAGACGGGATTCCAAGTCATAGCCTGCAGCCGGCCTCCTTCTCACCCCCAGAAGGGACACAGCTGAAGAAGCCCTGGGCACAGGTTCCCAGAATAAAGGACCTGGGGACTCGCCTGGCAGGTTGAAGGCTGTGTGTGTACATGGGGGGAATGAGGTGATGTAGGTAAAATATCACACCTCGACAGGTGCTTACTTCCTACCCTGCTTCTCTACCACTCCTGGCCCTTCTAAGGCTCCGTGTCCCAAGATTTGACAGCACGGTGTCACCAAATGCCTCTGCTCCGCCCCACGCCTGGCGGTGGACACTCTTGGTCCTGCCTCCGAGCACCTGCGGCAACCTCCTTCCCAGCGTACTGTCCTGCCGCttgaccacctccccttccccacggGGCTTCCAGCCCTTCGGTCCAGCTCCCGTCTGCTTGACCTGCAAGCAGGTTCAGTctggtctccctccctctccatctgCCACACTCCAGCTCTGGAATCTGTTCCGGCCCAGGCTGGCGGAATCTCCCACAGTCTCTTGCCTGGACCCACACCCCCAGCACACCAAGTTGGGTCAGAACACTAAGGCAGGAGGTGATGACAGCACAGCTTTCTGAAGGAGCTGATGGCTAAGCTGGGACAGGTATGACATGAGGAAGTGTTAGGAAAGCAGAGGCTGGGGGCAGGCCCTTCAGGAGGCAGAGCACAAACAGAGGCCCACAGGTGAACAAGCACAGGGAGAGGTGCAGGGGTCAGGGTGGAGTGAGGTGAGGCTGGGGAGGGGACCACAGCCTCATCATGCAGGGCCTTGTGAGCTAAGGTGAGTCGTTTGTTTGGACCGCAGGCTGAGAGCAATGGGAAGCCAGTGGGGACTGCTGAGCAGGAGACCGATCTGTGTGCTCGGGAAAGCTCCCCCAGGGGCAGGGCCACGACTTGTTCCCGGGTTCGCCTGAGCTGGTTCTGCACATCTGTCTTGTCGTATTATGCCCTGGCCTGGGCCTGAACATAGCACACTCGACACACacccaacactcacacacacccgaCACATAACCCCCCTACACTCACACACGACACATACCCCCGACACTCACACCCCCAACACTCACACCCCCGACACTCACACCCCCAACACTCACACTCCACTGACACTCACCCAACACATACTCCCCCCTGACACTCACACCCCCGACACTCACACTCCACTGACACTCACCCAACACATACTCCCCCCTGACACTCACACCCCCGACACTCACactcccctgacacacacactgacacatacCCCCGACACTCACACCCGACACATACTCCCCCGACACTCACACCCCCGACACTCACactcccctgacacacacaccTGACACATACCCCCCGACACTCACACCTGACACATACTCCCCCGACACTCACACCCCCGACACTCACACTCCCGACACACACACCTGACACATACCCCCCCGACACTCACGCCCCCCTGACACTCACACCCAACACATAAACCCCCCCGACACTCACGCCCCTCTGACACTCACaccccctgacacacacacatacctatgCCCTGATCCTGAGGCGCTGCCTTGGCAGTAGGTGAGCCAGAACTTACCTATTTGGATGACGTTGTGGGGGCTGCTCTCCTGTGCTCCCCCTCCCAGGAGGGCGTCTTCCTCCTGTGTTAGAATCACGGGATGTACCTTGACTCTCGGGGGCCCCACAGCGTCAGGGTCAGAGGCAGCCCGTGGCCTTCGCACGACATCCAAATCCCCGTCTTCGTCCAGCTGAGCTCCCGCCCGCTCCTGGCCTGCGGTGTCAGCCCCGGCCTGGACGGAGACCCCCTCGCTCCAGCGGCCACTCCTCGGAGGGGACTCGGCGCTGCAGGCCCCCATGGGGGGAGGCTCCTCTGCGTGAGTGCCTCCGGGACCACCACCCTCGACCCCTGAGTCTGTCTGACCGTCTTGGTTCCACAGAAGCCTGAACTGGGACAGAAAAACTGAAAGGCAAGACAAAACACAAAAGGCGAATATTTCCAAGTGGtcacctttttttcttcctctccttcctttagAAAATGTGATTTCCACCTGGAGAGTTTTAAAGGCCAGGTGGAGACACACGGATGCCAGCGGGAAAGGCCAGTCCAATTCAGTCACGATGCGGGGCCACCGAAGCAGCCCAGCGACCAGCGGGGGCAGCTATCCCTGGACTAGCATCCCGGGGCAGGCCGTATCGGCTCAGGCAGTCCTCAGGCTGCCATGAAGCGGGCACAGGCTCCGTCTCACGGACGTGGGGACATCGGCTTGGTGAGGCTCAGCGGGCTGCCGAGGCCGCACAGCTCTGCACGAGGCTGAGGATGGGGTGAGGTGCACACTCCGTCTGCTCAGCTCCCGAGCAGAGCCCTTCTCACTACGTGGTTGCATCAGGTCTGGAGGACAGGACAAGGACACCAGGTGTCCCTACCATCCGGTGGCCAGAAAGTCACTGGGACAAGTTTCAGTGGGAGTACGTGTGCCAGGAGACggggctggaggcagggctgCAAGCGTGGGGGTGGCCAGCCTGGGCAGGCCTCCTCCCTCTCCGTGACTgtctgaccctgggcaagtcactcatCTGTTCTGAGCCTCCGGGAATCCAAACTGGGACACTTGGGAAAGTGGGGTTATTCATCACGTCAGAACAAGGTAGTACATGGTGATCACAGCTGACGGGGGAGGGTGCTGGGCCAGGCACCTGAGATGCCATCTGTGGAgccagggctgggagggaagaacatctgggcagaaagaacagcaaaaGTGAAGGTGCTCAAGGAGGAAGATGTGTGGAAGTTGTGCAACCTGTGAGGGACAGGAAGGGGCTGCAGAGCAGCTAGGGAGAGGCAGAGAATTGGGGACCCACTGGCAGGGGCTGGGCTGGACTGGGCCTCATAGGCAGGGAGAGGGGTCTGATTTTATTCTAAGAGCAGGAGAAACCACTGGAGATCTAAATGAGCACAAAGACGTGATCAGCATTTTCAAAATATCCCCTTGGCTGCTTGGGGAGATGACTGGGGTTGGTGGGGGTGGTGCAGGAGAAAAAGCAGGGAACCCCCCCGTGGGAGGGGGAGGCAAGTGACACAGGGGCCCCGACAAAGGGAGCCTGCTGGACTGCGGGCTTCCTGAGGGCAGAGATCTGCTCGTCCACTTCTGCAGTCCCAACATCAAATCCTGgacctggtacacagtaggtgctcagaaaaGCACAGGTCACAGTAGTTTACTCAAAGAAAAAAGGGCACTTAGTTGTGGTGTGAGGGTAACAGTTAAACAAGCTTGTCTTCCCATCTGTCAAAAAAGATGAGTGCaagaaagcagaaaacaaaatggGATTTGTGGGGTGCCGGGCCCCTCCGCATGCACCCAGGGCCTTACCGGGCTGCCCCATGCCGTTCAGCCGCACCATGAGGTGTCTCTGGTTTGGGGTGTAGAGGTGGACGTCTGACAGCACAGTGTCGCTTTTGAAGGTGACCTCGTCCATGGCTGGGGTGGGAGCAAGTGCCCATGGCTCCACATTCATCACGGTACAGCAGTACCTGAGAGGGGAGAGCAGGTCCTCAGGATAGGGCCCCAAAAGGGAACAGTGTAAACATACCCCACCGGGTGGTAAGCAGCTTTGCATCACCTGGGGGAAACGGCTTCTGTTCTCAattctcttaatttttgttaaaggAGAAAAACCTCAGAACCTTGGTAAGGGAAAAGAACCCAGCTAGAATTAGAACTATGTGGTTTACATTGCATTCATTTGCATACTAATCTTTTATTTATGGCAATGGATCTGAATGTTCCCTTACACTGatgaaattttcctttctttttaattttttccaactgttttattaagaaaaatttcaaatagacAAAGTTGAGGGCGTGGCATAATAAACAGCCATATACCACTGGTATACCATTGCTTAGCTTCAATGATCTTCAAGACTTTGCCACATGTGATCTGGGAGTACGTTTCAGGTGTCACATTTTATCCCTAAattcttcagtgtcagagaaCATGCTGGTATATAGCCACATTAACGGACCTGAGATAAGCAACGATTCCTTTTCACTATTTAAAACCCAACCCATAGTCAATTTCTCCATTCGTCCCCACTTGTCTTAGGCAGCCGGTTTTCCGGGAGCAGCGCTCAATCCTGCCCCctcctgggggctggaggttCACCCACGGCAGGTGCCGGCAGGTGTTCCTGACTCTTCCAGGGCTGTGGGGCCCAGACTCAGACCTGCGCAGGTCGGGGCCGGGGGCTCCACGGACCTCCTGCCCCGGGCCCCTCGTCTGCCAAGCCGCCTGTGGGTCAAGCACTGCCCTCTCAAGAGCCAGTCACCGCTCGGGCATCGCTTTTTCTCCCTGAATCCAGACTGAGGGGGTTGCTTGGTCCCCGGACAGAAACCCAGATGACGACATAGACTCCTTCCCTCAACACGTTTGCttagaaggggaaactgaggctgggagtGGGGACTTGGCCTCAGGTTCATGGGAGCCCCGGTTTCAAGGCCAGGCTCGGTGGCGGGAGGCCCCCACACTGTACCCCGTCCCTCCACCTCTCCTAGAGGCTTACCCGGCGAGGGCCGAAGCCTGTTGTCCCACTCGAGCCTCTCGCAGAGAGGTTCAGTGGGGGCCGCCATAGTAGGCGGCCTGCGCAGGCGCGGCCCCGCCTCCTTCGCACGcgtcctcctgcccagtcccttggCCACGCCTACCTCCCCTGGCAGCGCATGCGTGCTGGTGCCGCCGGCTGTCGGGTGCAATGCTGGCTTCGCGCCCGGGGGGAGGTGGAGGCTTGGGGGCGGAGGGAGTACAGCTCCCTCCTGCTCCGGTTTGCTGGCGTGGCCGGTCTGCGTGGGATGGGTTTCTAGTCGGGGACCGTTAGATAACTCGCCAAGCTCACCCAGCTATTAAGTGGTGGGGCTTGGATTCGAACGTGACTAATAGGGCTCTCGAGCCTGCGCTGTTGACCAGCACGCTAGTTTTATTAACTGTTGTAAAGCGCTTAGTGTCTCCTTCGTCGTCCTTGTCATGCTGTGAGCATCCAAAAAATGGCGACTGTccttattagctattattattgctTATACTAGTTCATTCAGATAGTAAACACCCCCCCACGTGCTGGGGTCAGAtggggtgggcaggtgggcaggtgcAGACTGATTAGTAGGACCAGCCAAATCTGTTATTTGCCATCCTGCTGGCCCTGCAAATGGGATCCATGAAACTGTATTAATGTCCTaggctgttgtaacaaatgactgcaaactgggtggcttaaatcaCCCAGAATCGATTCTCACACAGCCCTGGAGGCCAGTAGTCGGAAATCAAGTTGTCaccagggctgtgctccctccaaAGGCTCTAGGAAAGGATCTTTCTGTATTAGCTTGAGCTGCCATAACACAATACCATAGGCTGTGTGGCTTAACAACTAAAATTTATGTTCTCAGTTTTGAGGATTGAGAAGTACAAGCTCAAGGTGCCAGCATCATGGTGTTCTGGTGAGAGCCCTTCCCTTGGGCTGCACACAGCTGTCTTCTGTACCCCATGTGGCCTCTCGCAGTGCACAAAGAGTGAGACAGGCCGCGAGCTCTCTGGTGTcttttcttacaaggacactaacCGTGTTGGGTCATTGCTTCacccttctttcctcttttaaccttaattacctcctcaGAGGCTCTATCTTCAGATACAACCACGctggagttaggacttcaatatatgaattttgggggacaggAACATTCAGTCCATACTGCCTCTCTGGCCTCTCTTCTGGCTTCTGGAGGCTCCCCGCAGTCCTTGACTTGTAGATGCATCACTCCAATCTGTCCCTCTGTCTTTTCATGTTccccttccctctgtgtgtgtctgtgtccagatttcttcttacaaggaaacCAGTTACTGGATTAGAGTCCATCTAATCCAATCTGACCTTGTCTTAACTTGACTATATTTGTAAAGGACCTATTTTCAAGTAAGACCAAGGTCATGTTCTCAGGTatgaggttaggacttcaacatatcctttttggggggacacagttcaacccacaaGAGAAATTGTCTCAAGAGATGCTCCAGACCTAGCTCTTGAGCTGCTGGCTGTGAGTGCCCCCATGCATTCTGGTCCTCCTGGCTGAGGCTCCCTGACATTGTGGAGCAGACACAAGCCAGCCCCACTGATGCACAGAATCCATGGACATAACAAAAGGATTACTGTTTATGCACCAATCTGGGGGTACTTTACAGCAGTAGTTTGTCGGAATAAGGGGGAGTGAGCCACCCCTTCTTTGCAGGGCTTTGCAGGGGTTTGGGTCAGGGGGTGGGGGAACAGGCTACATTCCTGAATCTCAATGATTTACAAGCCACTGTGCTGTCCTCTTTgcatttaaattcttccttcatcCACACAACCACTCCTGAGGCTTGGGAACATTGAAGTGCTTTTTTTACTCAGAGTCACCCAGCTGCTGGGTGGCAGAGCTGGTGTGCAGACTTGGGTCTTGAAATGTCCAAGTGAGTCTGTTGGAGTGTTAGAgcagcccagcagcccaggcttgtctcctttgtgagtcTCCCCCAAGGCTTGGTGATGCAAGCATTAGGGTGCTAACTCACACGTTCCGGAGCATATGCTGTCCCACCGCCTGGGCTAATGACAAATCACGATGCAGCGGAAGAAGGTGGAGGAGCTGCCAGATGTGTGATGAGAAACCAGCTTGCAGGAAATTGTTATCAGGTGATTACTATTAGCTTGGATATGCAGGACAGCCCTTTTCCCAGAGACTGTGTGTTTACCAAATGCTTGATGTGTTTCCCCTATCAGCTCTGGAAGATTTTGTCCTTCCGGACAGAGAGCTCTTCCGTTAGGACTGCTGAGAACAGGTGATTATAATTCTACTCCCGTCCTCCCACCAGCTTCTAACAGCAGCTGCTACAGCTGCACAGTGACCACCTCTCTGGTTCCTGGTTTTGTGCGGAGAGGCACCAGGCTGGCCTTTGGATGGGATGGggctgggttcaaatccccaGCTCGGCCACTGATTCATTACATTGCTCATTTAGTCCCTCACTGCGGGAGCTTTGCACACACTTGGTTGTGGGATGGTTACTTCTCTGAAACGTAATTTTCTAACTTCTCAAGTACTGATCATAATACCTACCTTGAAGTGTTTTAGGGAGTCtgaattgacatataacatgtgGGAAGTTCCAGGCATGGCTCTCCTGACTTCTTGAGGGGATCTGACAGTATTTGTTGCACTTTAAAGAGCCCATCAATTGTGCCGATTTTATCTAGTCACACTGTGTAATTAAAAAAACGAAGTTACGGTGCCATGCATACTACATAATACCAGTTATGccaaaatatgttttttcagGATGTACCTATTATGTCAatgcacagaaaaaaatgttggGAACGATATCCTCTAGCTGAAACAATGCTTTCTTCCTGGGAGGGGGCTGGAATGGGGAAAGATCCAGgaggacttctagcctccagaactgtgggaaattaGTTTCTGTTGTGTATTAGCCACTCAGTCTATGTATGCCTGAGatcagcctgaacagactaagataAAATATGACTTACAGACCATCAGATGCATCATCTGAAAGTGTACAAATCCACGGATTTAGTATATTCATGAGGTTGTACAGCCGTCACCACTGTCTAATGCCAGCACATGTTCATCACCCCCAGAAGAAATCCTCCACCCATTAGCCATCCCTCCCCATTGCCCTCtcccctggcagccactaatctactttctgtctgtggatttgcccctttttgtttgttttgaaaggAGCATAAAACCCAGGGATCTTTCAGGGAGTGTAAGTGAAAACCATACTCTCTGGATTCGCCTCTtgagtatttcatataaatggaatcataaaacatatactcttttgcatctggcttcttgcCCTGAGCATTGTTTCAAGGTTCACCCaagttgtagcaggtgtcagaaattcattcctttttatggccaaatactACCCCATTTTCTGGATTAGACTAcactttatttatccattcattagctgATGGGCATTTGGTTATTCctacttttggctattgtgaacaacgGCGCTGTAAGTATTCATGTAAAGTTTTTATACAGATGTAAGTTTTCGTTTCTCTTGGCTACATGCCTAAGAGTGGAATCGCTGGGTCTTCTGGCGACTCTGCGTTTGACGTTTTGAGGAGCTCCCACACTGCTTCCCAAAGGGGCTGCCCATGTTGACAGTCCTTCCCACTGACCACGAAGGGTCCAGTTTCCTGGAGTTTGGTGTTATCAGGGAACTCGTGGAGCCAGGGTCTCAGGAACTATTTGCAGAATGAATGACAGAATGGAAAACTTCGGAATGCCCCTGGAGGTGCTGTCGCCCTTGATGTCATCTTGGAGAAGCAGGCCATTGactctccactccctccctctgtgGGGCAAGGAGAAGAGGTTTTCATGATCCTTGCAGACATGcatcaaaatgttttcttttgaaatgcGCTTAAGAAGCTGCCCTGTTcttttctgtgtctgacttcaggAGAATAATGAGTATTTGCAGTTGTCACAAGCAAGtgttatttctcttcttcctagTAGGTTACCCCAGGACCCAGGATGCTGGTGGAGGACTTTGAGTAGCAATTATCTTCTCAGCCAGGCTCCGTCCCTCCTCTGATTATGATTGTGCCCTAGCAAGGTGTTCTATTAGGGATCTTGGCACTTACTGTAGTGTCCCAGTGCAATCGCTGGGGATCCAGAGAGTGGGGTACATCACCTCTGAATCCTGAGAGCAGCAGGAGTGtgatggggaggggaagggggcctAATGCACCATCTCCCCAGGGGAGGACCGGCCACCCATCAACTGTCACTGCCCTTGGGTCtcatctgatttctatttctctttatttaaaatacatctgTTTCCTTCAAATGTGGGCATGCATCAACCTTTTTCTGGCTGAGTAAGGGGCAGTGACTCTGGAACACAAAGCCACATCCCAGTTATTAACTCCCAGATGGACGCAAGTGCAGGCATCATGCACACACAATTGGTGGTAGTCCTTCCAACATTCGGCTGTGTTGACCCCGCCTGGAGCAAAAATGATACCGTTAATTTGTTCAAACAACCTCAACTTCACCTTGAGATGTAGAGCAATGCACAGAGCGGTTAAAATCCTAAACTCTGTCCAGCCCCATCTCGGTGGACATGACTTGTATACTTagaatgcatttaagtttcccaCTTTATGCCACCAGATTGCTTTCTCATTACAACATTCATATGTCAAAACTGGCTGCAGAGAGCCCCCGAACTGAGCAGTAGTTACCTATTTTTTAGTGACACCTTGACATCTCCTATGCAGGTGTGCAATCGTGGTCTTGACCTTCAGGAAAATAGTGGCATGTTGGATGACCACAGTCCTTCTCATagatgcttttttgtttgtttctgagagTCCTCTGGGTATCAGGGCTGTATTGAGCAAGAGCCTCTAAGAACATGTTGTGGTTTGGAATGTTGGATGTGGTTTGTGGGGGAATAGGCTGGAGAGTGGGAAAAGCACAGAAGCGGGGTCAGGAGGGACCGTGGGCAGCTTAAGAGAGGCAGAGGTTGAGAGTCTGGGCTCTGGACTTGAGCTGATCTAGGATCGGTCTCTACCTGTGGGACTTTGGgataacctctctgagctctgCCTTCCACTTGGGACAGGATTACTAATACCTTCACCCCTGCAGGGTGTCCTCTGCCAGCACCACCCCCAGAACCAAAGTGGGAGCCACTGTTGGAGGACCAGGATACAGCGGCCCCCTTCATTCTGTGCCTGGCCTTTGTGATCTGTTATTTTCCTCCCACCaattcacatttttctctttttttttagctgGAAATCCTCCTTAAGGCTTCAGATCTCACAAATACACTTTGATTATATGGCTCACCATCCAGTCCTTTTATCTTGGAAACACTTTGCAAACCAAATCCACTCCGCGGAGAGCTTAGGGAAGGT comes from the Manis pentadactyla isolate mManPen7 chromosome 10, mManPen7.hap1, whole genome shotgun sequence genome and includes:
- the METTL22 gene encoding methyltransferase-like protein 22 isoform X3; translated protein: MNVEPWALAPTPAMDEVTFKSDTVLSDVHLYTPNQRHLMVRLNGMGQPVFLSQFRLLWNQDGQTDSGVEGGGPGGTHAEEPPPMGACSAESPPRSGRWSEGVSVQAGADTAGQERAGAQLDEDGDLDVVRRPRAASDPDAVGPPRVKVHPVILTQEEDALLGGGAQESSPHNVIQIEHTMATPLEDVGKQVWRGSLLLADYILFQRELFQGRTVLELGAGTGLASIVAATVARTVYCTDVGADLLAMCQRNITLNSHLTAAGGGIVKVKELDWLEDDLCTDPAFPFSWSQEDISDLHEHTTILLAAEVFYDDDLTDALFKTLSRLAHQLKNSCIAILSVEKR